A section of the Pseudovibrio sp. M1P-2-3 genome encodes:
- a CDS encoding IS481 family transposase, whose translation MGQVLHGSATTTHAVRSAIQKSDATIKELSTRYNINPKTVMKWKKRSSVEDQPMGRKNPRSTVLTVAEEAACIAFRKHSLLALDDCLYALQETIPKLTRSSLHRLFQRHGISRLPAPDKNKTKKPFKAYPIGYFHIDIAEVRTAEGKLYLFVAIDRTSKFAFVELHEKATRRIAGNFLRNLIMTVPYKVHTVLTDNGTHFTDPKGDSWNAQDVKRMLATGQRFRCHAFVLACAQNDIDHRLTKPAHPWTNGQVERMNRTIKEATVRRYYYQTHNLLRTHLETFIQAYNFAKRLKALKGQTPFEYITKQWTNEPDRFIKQPNHLLAGLNI comes from the coding sequence ATGGGACAGGTATTACACGGCAGCGCCACGACTACTCACGCGGTTCGATCGGCCATCCAAAAATCGGATGCAACAATCAAAGAGCTGAGTACCCGATATAACATCAATCCCAAAACGGTTATGAAGTGGAAAAAACGTAGCAGCGTAGAAGATCAACCTATGGGCCGGAAAAATCCTCGCTCTACCGTTCTTACTGTGGCTGAAGAGGCTGCGTGTATTGCTTTTCGCAAGCACTCTTTACTCGCGCTGGATGACTGCCTTTATGCTCTGCAGGAAACGATCCCGAAGTTGACCCGCTCATCCCTCCACCGTCTATTCCAGCGCCACGGGATTTCGCGTCTGCCAGCCCCAGATAAGAACAAGACCAAAAAACCTTTCAAAGCCTATCCGATCGGTTACTTTCACATCGATATCGCGGAGGTGCGAACTGCGGAAGGCAAGCTTTATTTGTTCGTTGCCATTGATAGAACGTCGAAGTTTGCCTTTGTGGAACTGCATGAGAAAGCCACCAGAAGGATTGCTGGCAACTTTCTTCGCAACCTCATCATGACTGTACCTTATAAAGTCCACACCGTGCTGACTGACAACGGGACCCATTTCACCGATCCCAAAGGCGACAGTTGGAATGCTCAGGACGTGAAGCGTATGCTCGCGACCGGTCAGCGGTTTCGATGCCATGCTTTTGTTCTGGCCTGCGCTCAAAATGATATTGACCACCGGCTAACGAAACCGGCCCATCCCTGGACCAACGGTCAGGTCGAACGTATGAACCGCACCATCAAAGAGGCCACGGTTCGACGCTATTATTACCAGACACACAACCTGCTGCGCACTCATCTGGAAACGTTCATACAGGCTTATAACTTCGCCAAACGCCTCAAGGCTCTCAAAGGACAAACACCCTTTGAATACATTACCAAACAATGGACAAACGAGCCGGACAGGTTCATAAAACAGCCTAACCATCTCCTCGCGGGACTTAACATCTAA